In the bacterium SCSIO 12741 genome, ATCCCAATTCCTCTACAACGGTACGATACACCAATCAGGATTTGAATTTGCTACTCTCCATTCAGGCCAGTTTCTGAGCATCAATGAGAAAGCCATACAATGGCATAATTTGGAGTTGATCGTGTACGAATTCAAAGCAATTCCTCACAAATCGTAAATGGAAGACAATCAATTCGCTATTGCAAATAGCACTGATAATCAAGTACTTTTATTTTGAAGTAAGTTCGAGTATCTCGTAGTGACACCTTAAACAAGGATTTCAATTCCTACTCAATCACGACGGAGACTTGGATCCATTACCAAATCGTTATTTGAATCATGAAAACCGCTACGAAATTCCTGGCCATCTTATCCTTTCTTATGAGTCCAGCTCTGCTATTGGCTCAAACCCAAACCTGGGCAATTAGTTTTGGGAACTCACCACTTTACAACATTCCCCATGATATCTCTATTAACCCCAATGGAGAGCTTCTAATCACCGGTGACCTGTCGGACACCACCACCATTCATGGCAACCATTTGGCCGTTGGCGGATTTGCCGTGGGTCTGGATGATTCTGGAAAAACTACCCGGGCTTTAAATGAATCCGTTCATGCCAATCAAGGCCTTCAGGATAAGCATGGAAACTACTACGTATATGGTAGCAGAGGGTCACAATTGCAGGCTCTAACCAAATTTTCGCCAGCCGATACAGCTCTTTGGACCCAATCCATTTTATACACTTTTGGTCAGGCCCTCAACTTTGACAGCAAAGGCTATCTTATCGCTGGGCATGGTTATCGCGATTCTATTGTGGTCCAGAAAGTAGATCCGGCTTCAGGTTCAGTCATCTGGTCTGTAAAAAAGAATTACCCCGGAAGCATTGGAGGATTAATGGTCGCATCGGCCACCGTTGATAACCAAGACAACATTTACGTATGTTATGGTCAACCCAATTACGCGCGAATTACGAGAATTCTTAAGCTTAGTCCTTCGGGCCAGGAATTGGATTCGTTGGAAATCGGAAAAAAAGTGAGCCATGGTCGCCTATCCTTTTCAGGTGACCACCTTTATTTTGCTGGTAACTTCTTTGATACTCTAAACTATTCCAACACCACCGTAATTAATCCACACAACGTATTGGATGCCTTCGTTTATAAGATCGATACCAAGCTCGATGTAAAAGGACACGTTCACCTGCAAAGCAAGCACGCCGTTGAAGTTAAAGATATTGCCACCGATGGAGCCGGAGGAGTATTTGTGGTAGGTCATACCCGCGATAGTCTCTATTACAACCAAAATCTTATCGTATCCGGCCGTCCTGCCTTCGAGCGTTCCTTTTTGATCAAAATGGATGAGGATTTGAAAATGGACTGGCTCTATGAACCTACTTCAGATAGAGCTACCGGAGAGACTTTATGTGCAAGCACATCCCATGTATATATGGCGGGGACAGCAAGAGTGACGAGTAACATTCATGGTACCCCGGTGAATGAAGGCCAGATTTTCGTTGCCAAAATTGAAAACACCCCCTATACCCAGTCCATCGAAAACCTAACCGCTGTAGATCCTATAAAAGTTTACCCAAATCCAACCCAGGGAAACATGCAAATAGTTTCTTCAGACGAAGCTATTCAGTCCATTTCAATCTATGCTTTCAATGGCCAACTGATGGATAAGGTAGCTCCAAATCATTCGAACAATAAGCTTCAAGTGGATATTTCTCATCTACCTGCAGGATGTTATATTCTTCAAATCCAAAACGATAAGCATTTGCAAACCAGCCGAATAATTAAACAATAAGATTCGAAGGTTTTAGTTAACTTTAAAACTGAAAATCCTGGAGACAGGTAAATAAATTGACCATGATTAAACACCTTCTTTTACTATCAGCTGTCGGGCTCCTTTTAGCCGGATGCAAAAAGGAAGAGGTGGATATACCCGCCAACCCCAATTACTCTTTTTTTTTCGGAACCACTGAGCCCAACATCAAAATCACTCCTTTTCAGGAAACCGACGAACTCAAAATCAATTACTCCATTCCGGCCTCGAAAACCATCCGTTTAACCGACGACAAACGTTACAGTCTACAGTTTTCGATCAATCGAAACAAGTGGGGCAATCAAGCTTCGATTAACGTTAGGCCTAATGGCGGAACTGAAATATGGATGGAAGAGGTTTCTGACAGTATTTGGCAGTACCAGAGACTTCGAGATTCGGTCAATTATGAATATGTTCAATTCAATAAAAATTCAAATCATCAAGTTCCAAGTACTGCAGAACACTTTAGACTATTGGCCATATCCCCGGTTTCATACCCTTTATCTGGCTCGGCAGGCCAATCGCCCAAAGAGCCGGTACCTTCTACCAAATGGGGTAAAGAATTGACCTATTTCTTTTCTCACACGGCAGGAAGACATTACGAGACTCCAGACGTACTCACCTACATCGACCTTCAATCTCAATGGGATTATGACGAATTTCAGTACCTCGGCTTTAGAATTCCCGCTGAAAACGGTTATCGCTATGGTTGGATAAAGTTGGCCATCGAGACCCAGCCTATGGTAGTAAAATTTGAACAGCTCGCCCTGGAGCGATAGAATTCGCAGACAAATCCTGGCGATTTGCAGATCGCTTTTTTAAAAACTGTAGAATCACGGCAGTTTTGATTCATGAAATTTTTAAAATTGATCACTCATGAATAAGACAGTTGTTATTCTACTCCATGCGGGGTACTGGTTTTGTTACCTTCTATTATTGGCCATTTTATTTGCGGCTGCCAACGCGATACCTAATGCTCCAGATCCAATCTATCAGATGAAACTGGTAGGGGTTTCCATTTTAATGCCTTCCCTAATTTCATTCTACATTTTTTATTTCGTCCTTTTTAATCGGTTTCTTCAACCCAGAAAATGGGGCCTTTTTATTCTTTCTGCCGGAGTGGTTTCGGCGGTTGCTGGACTGCTTGCTGCAGGACTCGCCGAAGTTATTGTTGCCGCTCAATTTTCTGTTCCTCCTCGTAAAATTACAGCCTGGGATATTTTCGGATTCCTCGCATTTGTGGCCTTGGTCAATGGAATTCTTGCCCTGGTTCTTAAAGGGTTCGTTACCTGGTTTAAAGAAATTCGGGTGAAGGATGAATTGAAGCAGAAAAACCTTCAGGTGGAAATGAATCTCGTAAAATCACAGTTACAGCCTCACTTTCTGTTTAACACGATAAATAATATTGACGTGCTCATCAATCGCAATCCGGAAAAGGCTTCGAACTACCTGCAAAAGCTCTCAGAATTGATGCGCTTTATGCTGTATGAAACCAAGGCCGATAAAATTCCATTGAGTCAAGAAATACAATACATAGAACGTTACCTCGACTTACAGCGTATTCGTTCTGCCAATGCTGATTTTATCAAGTACGAAATTGAGGGTTCCTCAGAAGGACTTCAAATTGCTCCCATGATTTTCATACCGATCATTGAGAATGCCTTTAAACACAGCGGCAACAAAAAAGAAACTGATGCCATTTCGATCGCCTTTCGCATCACCAATCAGCAAATCACGTTAAATTGCAAAAACCTCATTCAGGAAAAAGAAGTGTCCATGGAAGAACAGGAAGGCTTAGGCAAACAACTCATTGAAAAACGCTTAAACCTGCTTTATCCAAATAAGCACCTCATTCAACAAGGAAAAAATGAGCGTTGTTATCATGTTACATTAACCCTGGATCTGAATGAAAATTAACTGCGTCATCATAGAAGACGAGCCCCTGGCGATGGAGCGGCTTGTTACTTATGTGGAAAAACTTCCTCAGCTTCAGCTTAAAGCCACCTTTAGTCAGGCCCTTGAAGGCATGGACTACCTAAAGCAGCATCCTACGGATCTGCTTTTTCTGGATATTAACCTGGATGAAATAAGTGGTATCCAACTGCTCGAAAACATTCGTTTTGAAGGAGAAGTGGTATTGACAACAGCCTATGATCAATATGCCTTAAAAGGCTATGAACTTCAGGTAACCGATTACTTACTCAAGCCTTTTGGATTGGACCGGTTTGTACAAGCCGTGGACAAAGTGCAACAGAACCTTCTCCTAAAAGCAGGCAAATCAGATCAGGAATTTGTTTTTATCAAAACCGAAAACCGACTGGAGAAAGTGATGCTTGACGAAATTCTATATGTTGAGGGTATGCGGGATTACCGCCGCATCCATACCACACGCAAGCGCATCATGACTTTGCAAACCTTTAGCGAAATGGAAAGTCTGATACCGACTCAAAAGCTGATTCGAGTGCATAAATCCTGGATGGTTGCGCCAAGCAAAATCGACTCTATTGAGCGAAATCGAATCCAAATTGGAGAAATTCGAATTCCTATTTCTGACAGCTATCGGAAGGACTTTTTTGAGCGAATCACACTTTAGTTTTTTGAATTCGGTCGAATCGGCTTTGAATTCGGTCAAATCAACTTAATATCATGATTATTAGTCACCTAATTTTGAATCATCCAATGTTATTTGACTATGAACACTCGCAATCTACCTATCAACCTTCAACCCAACTTTGGAATTCTAATAGCCTTTGCTCTTATTTTAAGCCTTGGATTGAATGTTCTTGCTCAAGATAAATCAAGCTCCCTCCACTTTGTAGAAAACCAGGGTCAAATTACCAACCAACATGGCCAAAATCAAAGAAGTATTGCCTTTTCGGGTGAAACCGAGAACATGGCTTTCTTTCTGAGTAAAAAAGGTATTTCCTTCCAACTTTATCGCCTGGATCAGGCAGCAGACTTCGAAGGAAAGACCATGGACGAATTTGTAACCAGTCAAATCACCTCCTACCGAATTGAGCAAAAGTGGCTAAATGCCAATCCTGAGGTTAAGATCTTTGCCAGAAGTCAGCGATCCGATTACCTCAACTATTTCAAAAACGGGACTCATCACTTTCAGACCTCTTTGTATGACAGCGTGCGTTACCAAGACCTTTATCCTGGAATAGACCTTATCTATTATGGGGTTCGAAACCAGCTCAAATATGATTTGCTGGTTCAACCAGGACAGGACCCCAATCAAATTCAATGGAAATATGAAGGAGCCCATCAAATATCGATTGACCCTACTACCCAAGAATTGATCATTCAAACTCCCTTAGGGCCCATTAAAGAAGCTCCTCCTATTGCCTACCAGAATAACAAAGAGATCCCAATTAGCTGGGCACTTAACGATGGAATTATAAGCTTTGAATTGGGGTCATTCGATCCAAGCCTCCCTTTGGTTATTGATCCCTTACTTCGATCTTGGGGCACCTATATGGGTGGTCCATTAACTGAAAAATCTCGCTTCTTGAATATCGATGATTCAGGATCAGTGTACATCATGGGGCATACCTTTTCTGCAAGCTCCATCGCAACTACCGGTAGTTATCAGAACAGCCATTCAGGAGTTCAGGATGCTTTCCTGGCAAAATTTGATTCAAATGGAACCCGAATTTGGGCTACTTATTACGGAACTACAGGCGACGACCGGGCAACAAGCTGTGCCTTTTCCCACAATCAAAATGTGGTGATGACCGGACAAATTGGAGGCGGTTCAGGACAAGAGGCCATTTTAGCCAAGTTCAGAAAAGACGGATCTCTTATTTGGGGCAAAACTTTTGGAGGCCCGGAAATGATTACGGTGCCACTTGCTTGGTGGATTCGAGTTACAACATCTACATTCTTGGCCAAACGAACTCCAGCATTGGTATTGCTACCTCAAATACCCATCAAACCAATATTGGTGGAAGCTACGACATGTTTATCTCCCAATTCGACAGCAGTGGTGTGCAAAAATGGGGAACTTATTGTGGTGGTGCGGGAACGGAAAGAGCCATATTCGGATTTCTGGACAACCACGAGAATTTATTCATCACAGGCTTTACAACGTCTCCATCAGGAATATCTACGACCGGATCGCACCAAGCTAACCTCGGTGGTAACAGCGACGCCTTTTTATTAAAATTCGGCACCAATGGCCAGAGGATTTGGGGAACCTATCTCGGAGGCACCCAGGAGGATCGAGGCATTTGCTGCTCCTATGATCCTTCTGGAATCATTTATGTTTCCGGATACATGAATTCATCGGGTTTGGGTACAAGCGGAAGTTTTCAAGACCAAAAAAACACAGCTTTTCTTTCCGACGGATTCCTCGCCAAGTTTGACACTGCAGGTACTTTGGATTGGTTCACCTATTATGGAGGTAATGGACAGGATATAGCAAGGTCTTGTATGCTGGATGATTCTATGAATGTTGATTTAGTAGGATTCACCGCCATGGGTCTGGATAGCACCAGCACAACTGGTGTGCACCAACCTACCTATGGAGGTAGCCAGGATGCCTTTTGGGCGAAATTCAAAAAAGATGGCACCCGATTATCGGCCACCTATTATGGAGGTAATCAAACTGAATATGGCATGTTTGGC is a window encoding:
- a CDS encoding T9SS type A sorting domain-containing protein; amino-acid sequence: MKTATKFLAILSFLMSPALLLAQTQTWAISFGNSPLYNIPHDISINPNGELLITGDLSDTTTIHGNHLAVGGFAVGLDDSGKTTRALNESVHANQGLQDKHGNYYVYGSRGSQLQALTKFSPADTALWTQSILYTFGQALNFDSKGYLIAGHGYRDSIVVQKVDPASGSVIWSVKKNYPGSIGGLMVASATVDNQDNIYVCYGQPNYARITRILKLSPSGQELDSLEIGKKVSHGRLSFSGDHLYFAGNFFDTLNYSNTTVINPHNVLDAFVYKIDTKLDVKGHVHLQSKHAVEVKDIATDGAGGVFVVGHTRDSLYYNQNLIVSGRPAFERSFLIKMDEDLKMDWLYEPTSDRATGETLCASTSHVYMAGTARVTSNIHGTPVNEGQIFVAKIENTPYTQSIENLTAVDPIKVYPNPTQGNMQIVSSDEAIQSISIYAFNGQLMDKVAPNHSNNKLQVDISHLPAGCYILQIQNDKHLQTSRIIKQ
- a CDS encoding histidine kinase, whose translation is MNKTVVILLHAGYWFCYLLLLAILFAAANAIPNAPDPIYQMKLVGVSILMPSLISFYIFYFVLFNRFLQPRKWGLFILSAGVVSAVAGLLAAGLAEVIVAAQFSVPPRKITAWDIFGFLAFVALVNGILALVLKGFVTWFKEIRVKDELKQKNLQVEMNLVKSQLQPHFLFNTINNIDVLINRNPEKASNYLQKLSELMRFMLYETKADKIPLSQEIQYIERYLDLQRIRSANADFIKYEIEGSSEGLQIAPMIFIPIIENAFKHSGNKKETDAISIAFRITNQQITLNCKNLIQEKEVSMEEQEGLGKQLIEKRLNLLYPNKHLIQQGKNERCYHVTLTLDLNEN
- a CDS encoding response regulator transcription factor, translated to MKINCVIIEDEPLAMERLVTYVEKLPQLQLKATFSQALEGMDYLKQHPTDLLFLDINLDEISGIQLLENIRFEGEVVLTTAYDQYALKGYELQVTDYLLKPFGLDRFVQAVDKVQQNLLLKAGKSDQEFVFIKTENRLEKVMLDEILYVEGMRDYRRIHTTRKRIMTLQTFSEMESLIPTQKLIRVHKSWMVAPSKIDSIERNRIQIGEIRIPISDSYRKDFFERITL